The proteins below are encoded in one region of Oenanthe melanoleuca isolate GR-GAL-2019-014 chromosome 4A, OMel1.0, whole genome shotgun sequence:
- the CLDN2 gene encoding claudin-2, whose protein sequence is MVSMGLQLLGYTIAFLGYIGTLTATLLPSWKTSSYIGSSIVTAISFTKGLWMECATYSTGITQCDIYSSLLNLPADIQAAQALMVSSCAVSSLACLLSVVGMRCTVFSQGSPGKDRVAVAGGAAFVLGGLLCFIPLAWNIHVVLRDFRNPVLPDSMKFELGEALYLGIISSLLSLIGGFILCTSCPARDATAAYSSAYQPQLLASKSPRPSVSQAQKTKSEVNSYNLTGYV, encoded by the coding sequence ATGGTGTCCAtggggctccagctgctgggctaCACCATAGCCTTCCTGGGCTACATCGGCACGCTGACAGCcacgctgctgcccagctggaaGACCAGCTCCTACATCGGCTCCAGCATCGTGACAGCCATCAGCTTCACCAAGGGGCTGTGGATGGAGTGCGCCACGTACAGCACGGGCATCACCCAGTGCGACAtctacagctccctgctcaACCTGCCCGCCGACATCCAGGCGGCACAGGCGCTCATGGTGAGCTCCTGCGCCGTGTCCTCCCTGGCCTGCCTGCTCTCTGTGGTGGGCATGCGGTGCACCGTGTTCAGCCAGGGCTCGCCGGGCAAGGACCGCGTGGCGGTGGCGGGCGGCGCCGCCTTCGTGCTCGGGGGGCTGCTCTGCTTCATCCCGCTGGCCTGGAACATCCACGTGGTGCTGCGCGATTTCCGCAACCCCGTGCTCCCCGACAGCATGAAGTTCGAGCTCGGGGAGGCTCTTTACCTCGGCAtcatctcctccctcctctcGCTCATCGGCGGCTTCATCCTCTGCACCTCCTGCCCCGCCCGGGACGCGACCGCCGCCTACTCCAGCGCTTACCAGCCGCAGCTGCTGGCGAGCAAGAGCCCCCGGCCCTCTGTCAGCCAGGCGCAGAAGACCAAGAGTGAAGTAAATTCCTACAACCTGACAGGATACGTGTAG
- the PRRG3 gene encoding transmembrane gamma-carboxyglutamic acid protein 3 isoform X2, with protein sequence MEEVCSYEEVKEVFENKEKTMEFWKGYSSSVYSVKDPGHSTERSDAMYVVVPLLGVALLIVIALFIIWRCQLQKATRHRPSYAQSRYLASRTGRSLPRVMVYRERSQSQGETQCQREASGRGNGDGRAGGTPQPDSTLCPPEHSVSVLSRLSSATPPPSYEEVTGHPESSSGEETSVSYNEPPPKYEEIVATAPAAGK encoded by the exons ATGGAGGAGGTCTGCAGCTACGAGGAGGTCAAGGAGGTGTTTGAGAACAAGGAGAAGACG ATGGAGTTTTGGAAAGGCTACAGCAGCTCTGTGTACTCTGTCAAGGACCCCGGGCACAGCACGGAGCGCTCTGACGCTATGTACGTGGTGGTGCCCCTCTTGGGAGTGGCTCTCCTCATAGTCATCGCCCTCTTCATCATCTGGAGGTGCCAGCTGCAGAAGGCCACCCGCCACCGCCCTTCCTACGCGCAGAGCCGATACCTGGCCAGCCGGACGGGCCGCAGCCTCCCCAGGGTCATGGTGTACCGGGAGCGCTCGCAGAGCCAAGGGGAGACCCAGTGCCAGCGGGAGGCCAGCGGCAGGGGAAACGGGGATGGCAGGGCCGGGGGCACCCCCCAGCCAGACAGCACCCTGTGCCCGCCTGAGCATTCCGTCTCCGTGCTCTCCAGACTGTCCAGTGCCACCCCCCCGCCCTCCTACGAGGAGGTGACGGGCCACCCCGAGAGCAGCAGCGGCGAGGAGACCAGCGTCTCCTACAACGAGCCTCCGCCCAAGTACGAGGAGATCGTGGCCACCGCCCCTGCCGCGGGCAAATAG
- the PRRG3 gene encoding transmembrane gamma-carboxyglutamic acid protein 3 isoform X1, with product MAMFLGARNAHSLLKRFPRANGFLEEIRQGTIERECMEEVCSYEEVKEVFENKEKTMEFWKGYSSSVYSVKDPGHSTERSDAMYVVVPLLGVALLIVIALFIIWRCQLQKATRHRPSYAQSRYLASRTGRSLPRVMVYRERSQSQGETQCQREASGRGNGDGRAGGTPQPDSTLCPPEHSVSVLSRLSSATPPPSYEEVTGHPESSSGEETSVSYNEPPPKYEEIVATAPAAGK from the exons ATGGCAA TGTTCTTGGGGGCCAGGAACGCCCACTCGCTCCTGAAACGCTTTCCCAGAGCCAATGGCTTCCTGGAGGAGATCCGGCAGGGCACCATCGAGCGGGAGTGCATGGAGGAGGTCTGCAGCTACGAGGAGGTCAAGGAGGTGTTTGAGAACAAGGAGAAGACG ATGGAGTTTTGGAAAGGCTACAGCAGCTCTGTGTACTCTGTCAAGGACCCCGGGCACAGCACGGAGCGCTCTGACGCTATGTACGTGGTGGTGCCCCTCTTGGGAGTGGCTCTCCTCATAGTCATCGCCCTCTTCATCATCTGGAGGTGCCAGCTGCAGAAGGCCACCCGCCACCGCCCTTCCTACGCGCAGAGCCGATACCTGGCCAGCCGGACGGGCCGCAGCCTCCCCAGGGTCATGGTGTACCGGGAGCGCTCGCAGAGCCAAGGGGAGACCCAGTGCCAGCGGGAGGCCAGCGGCAGGGGAAACGGGGATGGCAGGGCCGGGGGCACCCCCCAGCCAGACAGCACCCTGTGCCCGCCTGAGCATTCCGTCTCCGTGCTCTCCAGACTGTCCAGTGCCACCCCCCCGCCCTCCTACGAGGAGGTGACGGGCCACCCCGAGAGCAGCAGCGGCGAGGAGACCAGCGTCTCCTACAACGAGCCTCCGCCCAAGTACGAGGAGATCGTGGCCACCGCCCCTGCCGCGGGCAAATAG
- the FATE1 gene encoding fetal and adult testis-expressed transcript protein, whose amino-acid sequence MWPLWGLDLSRGHCDLLFTEAINQRMQVPNRLKVAESCSPGDRRTGTEDVPVSFRMHIPDRISLAEIPDTSLRPVLLSQPRKVPSVVVHVSPGPPGDVPFLPSGSRGSAQRRRRSGHPSSRSRRDRTPSDCAQLALHSPGQQHEGPDSCPLPAPSAPLPLLTEAGRIYSMQNIFQTMCLLGQVLFQRVQDSLRDPAQSSCQEPIPAAESALEEAGVTEVAVMRRQLARISGRLRVLEEQCHAWRQKEALLYSVMLSACLINTWLWLRR is encoded by the exons ATGTGGCCACTTTGGGGGCTGGACCTGAGCCGGGGGCACTGTGACCTGCTCTTCACAGAAGCCATCAACCAAAGGATGCAGGTTCCCAACAGGCTGAAGgtggcagagagctgcagccctggggacaggaggacagggacagaggatgtccctgtgtcctttcGGATGCACATCCCTGATAGGATTTCTCTGGCAG AGATACCAGACACCAGTTTGAGGccagtgctgctgagccagcCGAGGAAGGTCCCCTCTGTGGTGGTGCACGTGTCCCCAGGCCCCCCTGGGGACGTTCCCTTCCTGCCCTCGGGCAGCAGAGGCAGCGCCCAGCGCCGCCGGCGATCG ggccatcccagcagcaggtcACGGAGGGACAGGACCCCGAGTGACTGTGCCCAGCTGGCCTtgcacagcccaggacagcagcacgAGGG GCCAGACTCGTgccccctgcctgctcccagtgccccactCCCCCTCCTCACCGAGGCAGGCAGGATCTACTCCATGCAGAACATCTTCCAGACCATGTGCCTGCTGGGCCAGGTGCTCTTCCAGCGTGTCCAGGACTCCCTGCGAGACCCAGCACAGTCCAG ctgccaggagcccatcccagctgcagagagcgCCCTGGAGGAGGCTGGGGTGACAGAGGTGGCAGTGATGAGAAGGCAG CTGGCCAGGATCTCGGGGAGGCTGCGtgtgctggaggagcagtgcCATGCCTGGAGGCAGAAGGAGGCCCTGCTCTACTCTGTGATGCTCTCTGCTTGCCTCATCAACACCTGGCTCTGGCTCAGAAGATGA